In the Salinirubrum litoreum genome, one interval contains:
- a CDS encoding aldehyde dehydrogenase family protein, whose protein sequence is MSQHTDEVYRHYVDGEWTTGHGEETFESVNPATGETLGEFHRGTTEDIEHALGVADDAYDEWRGLSYIDRAEYLWDIYHELRDRTDELGEIVTKECGKEISEGKADVVEAAHMVEWAAGNARHPHGDIVPSEIPSKDAYMRRKPRGVVGCITPWNFPVAIPFWHMAVALVEGNTVVWKPAEQTPWCGQIIAEMFEDAGIPDGVFNMVHGFGDAGAQIVEDDRTDTVLFTGSAEVGHEVAQKVAQDPGKLAACEMGGKNGIVVTEKADLDTAVHAAVMSSFKTTGQRCVSSERLIVHEDVYDEFKTRYVDLAEDVAVGDPLDDSTFMGPLIEPGHVEKVTGYNELAKDEDVNVLVDRTELDAEEIPEGHEEGNWVGPFVYEADAHAPLRCTHEEVFGPHVALLKYSGDIEEAVEIHNDTDYGLAGAIISEDYRQINYYRDHAEVGLAYANLPCIGAEVQLPFGGVKKSGNGYPSAREVIEAVTERTAWTLNNSYDIEMAQGLSADIKTDDE, encoded by the coding sequence GGGGAGTTCCACCGGGGAACCACCGAGGACATCGAGCACGCCCTCGGAGTGGCAGACGACGCTTACGACGAGTGGCGCGGACTGTCGTACATCGACCGCGCAGAGTACCTGTGGGACATCTACCACGAACTGCGCGACCGGACCGACGAGTTAGGTGAGATCGTCACGAAAGAGTGCGGGAAAGAGATTTCGGAAGGCAAGGCCGACGTGGTCGAAGCGGCGCACATGGTCGAGTGGGCCGCCGGCAACGCTCGGCATCCACACGGTGACATCGTCCCCTCGGAAATCCCCAGCAAGGACGCGTACATGCGGCGGAAACCGCGCGGCGTCGTCGGCTGTATCACGCCCTGGAACTTCCCCGTCGCCATCCCCTTCTGGCACATGGCCGTCGCGCTCGTGGAAGGCAACACGGTCGTCTGGAAACCTGCAGAGCAGACGCCGTGGTGCGGCCAGATCATCGCCGAGATGTTCGAGGACGCGGGCATCCCGGACGGCGTGTTCAACATGGTCCACGGCTTCGGCGACGCCGGCGCACAGATCGTCGAAGACGATAGAACTGATACTGTCCTGTTCACGGGATCGGCCGAGGTCGGCCACGAGGTCGCACAGAAAGTCGCGCAGGACCCCGGCAAACTCGCCGCCTGCGAGATGGGCGGGAAGAACGGTATCGTCGTGACGGAAAAAGCGGATCTCGACACTGCGGTTCACGCCGCAGTGATGTCCTCGTTCAAGACCACGGGCCAGCGGTGCGTCTCCTCGGAGCGCCTGATCGTCCACGAGGACGTCTACGACGAGTTCAAAACACGCTACGTCGATCTGGCCGAGGACGTCGCCGTGGGCGACCCGCTGGACGACTCGACGTTCATGGGCCCGCTCATCGAACCCGGACACGTCGAGAAAGTGACCGGCTACAACGAGTTGGCGAAAGACGAAGACGTGAACGTGCTGGTCGACAGGACCGAGTTGGACGCTGAGGAGATTCCCGAGGGTCACGAAGAGGGCAACTGGGTCGGGCCATTCGTCTACGAAGCAGACGCACATGCCCCCCTGCGCTGTACCCACGAGGAAGTGTTCGGCCCGCACGTCGCGCTGTTGAAGTACAGTGGCGACATCGAGGAAGCGGTCGAGATTCACAACGACACTGACTACGGTCTCGCGGGTGCGATCATCTCTGAAGACTACCGCCAGATCAACTACTACCGCGACCACGCCGAGGTCGGCCTCGCGTACGCCAATCTCCCCTGCATCGGTGCCGAGGTCCAGTTGCCCTTCGGCGGCGTGAAAAAGTCCGGCAACGGTTACCCCTCCGCGCGTGAAGTGATCGAAGCCGTGACCGAACGGACCGCGTGGACGCTCAACAACTCCTACGACATCGAGATGGCACAGGGGCTGTCCGCCGACATCAAGACCGACGACGAGTGA
- a CDS encoding 5-methyltetrahydropteroyltriglutamate--homocysteine methyltransferase, producing the protein MTELVATTTGLYPLPDWAKDDLSDLKGHQKHDLISGDESPEIVDAYDRARSEVISLQQDAGLDRVVEGQLRWDDMLAHPLTVHENVETGGIVRYYNNNNFYRDPTVVGELTPSGDVASELDAAAEQTDDLQAVLPGPYSLFDLSNDDYYGDDADFLSALADFLAGEVAEFPSHETLFLLEPSLVVNPPASDDLHARASEAIDRVADATDAEVVVHTYWGALSEKTYAHLMDADVAGFGFDFVAGDREQTLYNLDEYGAKDAAAFGLVDGQNTLVEDASTIRERVDWVQDQLAVAEFDTVFVTPNTETFYLPTNKFEAKLAALADAVAPTEVEA; encoded by the coding sequence ATGACCGAACTCGTTGCGACGACGACGGGGTTGTACCCGTTGCCGGACTGGGCGAAAGACGACCTCTCCGACCTGAAGGGACACCAGAAGCACGACCTGATCAGCGGCGACGAGTCGCCGGAGATCGTCGACGCCTACGACCGGGCGCGGAGTGAAGTGATCTCGCTCCAGCAGGACGCCGGACTCGACCGCGTGGTCGAAGGGCAACTGCGCTGGGACGACATGCTCGCGCACCCGCTGACGGTCCACGAGAACGTCGAGACCGGCGGCATCGTGCGATACTACAACAACAACAACTTCTACCGCGACCCGACGGTCGTCGGCGAACTGACGCCCTCGGGCGACGTGGCGAGCGAACTCGACGCGGCGGCCGAGCAGACCGACGACCTGCAGGCCGTCCTGCCGGGGCCGTACTCGCTGTTCGACCTCTCGAACGACGACTACTACGGCGACGACGCCGACTTCCTGTCGGCACTCGCCGACTTCCTCGCGGGCGAGGTGGCCGAGTTCCCGAGCCACGAGACGCTGTTCCTGTTGGAGCCATCACTCGTCGTGAACCCCCCAGCCTCCGACGACCTGCACGCTCGCGCGAGCGAGGCAATCGACCGCGTGGCCGACGCGACCGACGCCGAGGTCGTCGTCCACACCTACTGGGGCGCGCTCTCGGAGAAGACCTACGCGCACCTGATGGACGCCGACGTGGCCGGCTTCGGCTTCGACTTCGTGGCCGGCGACCGCGAGCAGACGCTGTACAACTTAGACGAGTACGGCGCGAAGGACGCGGCCGCGTTCGGTCTCGTCGACGGCCAGAACACCCTCGTCGAGGACGCGAGTACGATCCGTGAGCGCGTCGACTGGGTCCAGGACCAGTTGGCCGTCGCCGAGTTCGACACCGTGTTCGTGACGCCGAACACCGAGACGTTCTACCTGCCGACGAACAAGTTTGAGGCCAAACTCGCGGCGCTCGCCGACGCCGTCGCGCCGACGGAGGTGGAAGCATGA
- a CDS encoding methionine synthase, with protein sequence MTRSDTDTREQFRPDDHPTDHFLLTTVVGSYPKPKWLNRADELAEDDDSKFDADDLQEAHDDAARCITHEHERAGLDTVVDGEMRRNEMVEFFAHRIDGYDFNGRVKVWGHNYFDKPSVVDEVEYDEPWLVDEFEFTSEAAEKPVKVPITGPYTLASWSFNEVYDTEADLAYDLADLVNEEIEKLVEAGAQYIQIDEPALATTPDDHAIVGECLERIVAGIPEDVRIGLHVCYGDYSRIYPELNDYPIDEFDVELCNGGYEQIDVFTEPEFEPDLALGVVDAHTAEVESVAEIKENVKEGLKVVPPEKLTISPDCGLKLLPREIAYGKMENMVKAVREVEQELDDGEIDIAPTPAKAD encoded by the coding sequence ATGACACGATCCGACACCGACACCAGAGAGCAGTTCCGCCCGGACGACCACCCGACCGACCACTTCCTGCTGACGACCGTCGTCGGCAGTTATCCGAAGCCGAAGTGGCTGAACCGTGCCGACGAACTCGCCGAGGACGACGACTCGAAGTTCGACGCCGACGACCTACAGGAGGCCCACGACGACGCCGCCCGGTGTATCACCCACGAGCACGAACGCGCCGGGCTGGATACGGTCGTGGACGGCGAGATGCGCAGAAACGAGATGGTGGAGTTCTTCGCCCACCGCATCGACGGCTACGACTTCAACGGCCGCGTGAAGGTCTGGGGCCACAACTACTTCGACAAGCCCTCGGTCGTGGACGAGGTCGAGTACGACGAACCGTGGCTCGTGGACGAGTTCGAGTTCACCAGCGAGGCCGCCGAGAAGCCCGTGAAAGTACCGATCACCGGTCCCTACACGCTGGCTTCGTGGTCGTTCAACGAAGTCTACGACACCGAAGCCGACCTCGCGTACGATCTGGCCGACCTCGTGAACGAGGAGATCGAGAAACTGGTCGAGGCGGGCGCACAGTACATCCAGATCGACGAACCGGCACTGGCCACGACGCCGGACGACCACGCCATCGTCGGGGAGTGTCTGGAGCGCATCGTCGCCGGCATCCCGGAAGACGTCCGTATCGGCCTGCACGTCTGTTACGGCGACTACTCGCGCATCTACCCCGAACTGAACGACTACCCCATCGACGAGTTCGACGTGGAACTGTGCAACGGCGGCTACGAACAGATCGACGTGTTCACCGAACCGGAGTTCGAGCCGGATCTGGCACTCGGTGTCGTCGACGCCCACACCGCCGAGGTGGAGTCGGTCGCGGAGATCAAGGAGAACGTGAAGGAGGGGCTGAAGGTCGTGCCGCCGGAGAAACTGACGATCAGCCCGGACTGCGGGCTGAAACTGCTCCCGCGTGAGATCGCCTACGGCAAGATGGAGAACATGGTGAAAGCGGTTCGAGAGGTCGAGCAGGAACTGGACGACGGCGAGATCGACATCGCGCCGACGCCCGCGAAGGCGGACTGA